From Oryza brachyantha chromosome 9, ObraRS2, whole genome shotgun sequence, a single genomic window includes:
- the LOC102717371 gene encoding probable LRR receptor-like serine/threonine-protein kinase At4g37250, which yields MPSDLNVHARHCIMSMAIPLLLSLLLVGVQVTRPAAAALSQDGVLLLSFKFSLLADPLGSLSGWGYADDTPCAWNGVVCMAFPSSSSSEVARVVSVVLPNAQLVGPIARELGLIEHLRHLDLSGNALNGTLPAELLRAPELRVLSLAGNGITGELPEQVGQLRSLRALNLAGNALSGPIPANLTVLPNLTAVSLANNFFSGALPTGGFPALQVLDVSSNLLNGTLPPDFGGAMLRYVNLSSNHLSGAIPPELASRLPANVSIDLSYNNLTGAIPTLAPFTVQRPTAFAGNADLCGRPLDSLCAFASSAADPPNGTTRSPPAIAAIPKNPTEALPGDDTGAPASGGQGRMRMATIIAIAAGDVAGIAVLVVVFMYVYQMRKKRQQEEVARQRMGVVFKKPEAEESPDGIGRSLSCCLRKKAGDESDSTEEVTDTSSASFAAKEGVVVAKADEAAAGRKKGKDGGAVLVTVDGDVELEMETLLKASAYILGAAGSSIVYKAVLADGAVLAVRRIGSEDAGLRRFSEFDGQMRAIARLRHGNILRLRGFYWGPDEMLLIHDFAANGSLANLSLKRKQGSSPISLTWSARLRIARGVARGLAFLHDKKFVHGNVRPTNILLDADMEPLVADLGIHRLVRGGDALKPAAAAAGRFGSKRSAKSLPDLSPPPGTSPLAGPSGSGEAAAQYQAPEGVKNQKANTKWDVYSFGMVLLELVAGRALTSLELCQWSSAAAAEENGQQVFRLADAALRGEMTGREEALASCLRLGFACCATAPHKRPSMKEVAAAMDRIPSPSAASAQ from the exons ATGCCCTCCGATCTCAATGTCCATGCACGCCATTGCATCATGTCCATGGCTATCCCCTTGCTGCTGTCGCTGCTGCTCGTCGGCGTCCAGGTGAcccgcccggcggcggcggcgcttaGCCAGGACGGCGTGCTGCTCCTCTCCTTCAAGTTCTCCCTCCTGGCTGACCCGCTCGGCTCGCTTTCCGGATGGGGCTACGCCGACGACACGCCCTGCGCGTGGAACGGCGTCGTCTGCATGGCGttcccgtcgtcgtcgtcgtcggaggtgGCGAGGGTTGTCAGCGTCGTCCTGCCCAACGCGCAGCTCGTCGGGCCCATTGCCAGGGAGCTTGGCCTCATCGAGCACCTCCGCCACCTCGACCTCTCCGGCAACGCGCTCAACGGCACCCTCCCCGCCGAGCTGCTACGCGCGCCGGAGCTCCGCGTGCTCTCGCTCGCCGGCAATGGCATCACGGGGGAGCTGCCCGAGCAGGTCGGCCAGCTGCGCAGCCTCCGCGCGCTCAACCTCGCCGGGAACGCGCTCTCCGGGCCCATCCCGGCGAACCTCACCGTTCTCCCCAACCTCACGGCCGTTTCCTTGGCCAACAACTTCTTCTCCGGCGCGCTTCCAACGGGGGGCTTCCCGGCGCTGCAGGTGCTCGACGTCAGCTCCAACCTGCTCAACGGCACGCTCCCGCCGGACTTCGGCGGCGCCATGCTGCGCTACGTCAACCTCTCGTCCAACCACCTCTCCGGCGCCATACCGCCCGAGCTGGCGTCGCGCCTGCCGGCCAATGTCAGCATCGACCTGTCCTACAACAACCTCACCGGCGCCATACCGACGCTGGCGCCGTTCACCGTGCAGAGGCCGACGGCGTTCGCGGGCAACGCCGACCTGTGCGGAAGGCCGCTCGACAGCCTCTGCGCCTTCGCTTCCTCCGCCGCGGATCCGCCCAATGGCACGacgaggtcgccgccggccatcgctGCCATACCCAAGAACCCGACCGAGGCACTGCCCGGGGATGACACCGGAGCCCCGGCTTCAGGAGGGCAGGGGCGGATGAGAATGGCCACCATCATCGCCATCgcagccggcgacgtggcCGGCATCGCCGTCCTGGTGGTCGTGTTCATGTACGTGTACcagatgaggaagaagaggcagcaggaggaggtggcgaggCAGAGGATGGGCGTCGTGTTCAAGAAGCCGGAGGCCGAGGAGTCGCCGGACGGCATCGGCCGGAGCCTGTCGTGCTGCCTGCGGAAGAAGGCCGGAGACGAGAGCGACAGCACGGAGGAGGTGACAGACACGTCGTCGGCGTCCTTCGCCGCCAAGGAGGGCGTCGTCGTGGCGAAGgcggacgaggcggcggcaggacGCAAGAAGGGcaaggacggcggcgcggtgctGGTGACGGTGGACGGAGACGTGGAGCTGGAGATGGAGACGCTGCTGAAGGCGTCGGCGTACATCCTCGGCGCGGCGGGCAGCAGCATCGTGTACAAGGCGGTGCTGGCCGACGGCGCCGTGTTGGCGGTGCGAAGGATCGGCAGCGAGGACGCCGGCTTGAGGCGGTTCAGCGAGTTCGACGGCCAGATGCGCGCCATCGCCAGGCTCCGCCACGGCAAcatcctccgcctccgcggctTCTACTGGGGCCCCGACGAGATGCTCCTCATCCACGACTTCGCCGCCAATGGCAGCCTCGCCAACCTCTCCCTCAAGA GGAAGCAGGGGTCGTCGCCGATCAGCCTCACTTGGAGCGCGCGGCTGCGTATCGCGCGTGGCGTGGCGAGAGGGCTCGCCTTCCTCCACGACAAGAAGTTCGTGCACGGCAACGTCCGGCCGACCAACATCCTGCTCGACGCCGACATGGAGCCGCTGGTGGCGGACCTCGGCATCCACCGCCTCGTCCGCGGCGGGGACGCGCtcaagccggcggcggccgcggcggggcggTTCGGGAGCAAACGGTCGGCGAAGAGCCTCCCGGACctgtcgccgccaccggggaCGAGCCCGCTGGCCGGGCCGTCGggctccggcgaggcggcggcgcagtaCCAGGCGCCGGAGGGCGTAAAGAACCAGAAGGCGAACACCAAGTGGGACGTCTACTCCTTCGGCATGGTGCTGCTCGAGCTGGTCGCCGGGCGCGCGCTGACGAGCCTGGAGCTCTGCCAATGgagctccgcggcggcggcggaggagaacGGGCAGCAGGTGTTCCGGCTGGCCGACGCGGCGCTGCGCGGGGAGATGACcggaagggaggaggcgctGGCGAGCTGCCTCCGGCTGGGGTTCGCGTGCTGCGCCACGGCGCCGCACAAGAGGCCGTCCATgaaggaggtggcggcggcaatggACAGGataccgtcgccgtcggcggcgtcaGCTCAGTGA